GCATAGGCGGCGAAATGATCCTCGACGAAAGCGCCGAGCGCGCCTACCTCTTCGAGCACATCTGGCGGCAAGTGAAGAAGAAGTTCTACCGCGTGGACCTGCAGGGCGTGGACTGGGACAAGTACAAGGCCGAGTACCAGCGCTACCTGCCCTTCATCAACAACAACTTCGATATGGCCGAGCTGTGCAGCGAGATGCTCGGTGAGCTTAATGCCTCGCACACCGGTGCCGGTTACCGCTTCGAAATGCCCAACGATGACCAGACCGCATCGCTCGGATGCTTCTTCGCCAACGAGCCGGGGCCTGGACTTCGCATCACGGAGATCATGCCGCGCAGCCCGCTCACCAGGGATGGCAGCAAGGTGAAGGCCGGGCACGTGATCGAGAAGGTCGATGGCGTGGAGGTGGCGGCTGACATTGATTGGGCCATGCTCTTCAACCGCAAAGGCAACAAGCCCATGCTGCTGAGCCTGTACGACCCCAAGACCAAGACCCGCTGGGACGAGAGCGTGAAACCGCTTGCCGAAGGCGAGGACTACGGCCTGCTCTACAAGCGCTGGGTGGAGCGCTGCCGGCATCTGGTGGATAGCCTCAGCGGAGGCCAACTGGGTTACGTGCATGTGCAGGGCATGGACGACCACAGTTTCCGCGTGGTGTACGAGGAGGCCCTTGGCCGTTACCACGACAAGAAGGGGCTTGTGGTGGATACGCGCTTCAACGGCGGCGGCTGGTTGCACGACGACTTGGCCACCTTCCTGAATGGCAAGACATACATGACCTTTTTGCCGCGCGACCAGAACCTGGGCACCGAGCCGCACTTCAAGTACCAGCGCCCCAGCGTGGTGGTGATGAGCGAGAGCAATTACAGCGATGCCCACATGTTCCCCGTGACCTACCGTGCGCTGGGCATCGGCAAGCTGGTGGGCATGCCCGTGCCGGGCACCGGCACCGCCGTTTGGTGGGAGGGCCTTCAGAACGGCATGTGGTTCGGCATCCCGCAGGTGGGCATGGTGGACAACGCGGGCAATTACCTGGAGAACCAGCAGCTCGATCCCGATGTGCGCCAGCCGCTCGATCCGGGTGTCGTATCGCAAGGAAGGGATCAGCAATTGGAGGCGGCGGTGAAGGTGCTGATGGGGAATTGAGTTCCGCTGCTTGGTTGGTAGCTGCCGCATCCTATATTAGGTGCGTGCCAGCGACCCGCACCCATACCGCCCCCCGAACCCGCAAGCCGCGTCGCGTGCCCGATGAGCTGCTCACCGCCGTGCGCTGCGGCAAACGGAAGAAGCCCGATTGCGTGGCCCTGCAATGGCGCGACGGCGCTGGCGAATTGCACATCGAGGTGCTGAGCCCCGCGCAGAGCTGGCCTTACCTGAACTGATTTTTTCGGCTGTGGACGCCGCCGGTGCTCGCGACCTCCTGCTCGCCCTGCCCGGCGTCACGGAGCACGCGCACTTCGATAAGCAGGCTTTCCGGGGGATCACGCCCAAGGGCAAGGCTTCAAGGATCTTCCTCACGCTCTGGGTAGATGAGAACAGGGCTGCACTGATGCTGGATCAGGAGCTTCAGGCCGAACTGCATGCGCGAAATCCGCTGGTCTTCTTCCCGGTGCCGAACAAGTGGGGCGATAAGGGCGCCACCTTCGTTGAGCTGAAGGCGTGCAGCGCAGCGCTCTTCCGCGAAGTGGTGAATGCGGCCATGCGACTCGCGGGTTGTGCATGAGGTCGATCGCGCGATGATCATCTTCGTCGTCCTGATGATGTTCGTTCAGGGCCCAGGCAGCGCAAGGCTTCAGCCATGCGTCAATCACTCGAAACAGCTGCAAGCATGAAAGCAACGCTCACGCTCGCCTTCGCACTTCTCGGCACGATCGCGGCCTCCCAATGCGACCACGACCCGGTGATCACTCCTGGCGAAGTGATCCTCTGTCCGAATGAGAGCATCATCCTCAGCACCCAGCCTGCCGATAGCTACCAATGGTACAAGGACGGCTCGCCCCTCTTCAATGCGAACCAGCAGAACTTGATGGTGAGCGCTGCCAGCGATGCCGGCTCGGTATTCACAGTGCTCAGCACCTTGGATGAATGCGGCGAGTTCTCGCCCGGCGTTCTGGTCGATGGCTGGGCCTTCCTTCTACCGTTCGTGATCCACGAGGGCGATGAGCCTGCGAGCATCGGCGGCAAGGGCGAGAGCTACTACTGCCCCGGCGCTTTCATCCAGCTCACGCTCGGCAGTGTCACGGAGAACATCCAGTGGACCTTCAACGGCGATCCCATCCCCGGCGCGAACGGGACCGTGCTTTACCCCACCGAGGCCGGCTACTATAGTGCCAGCGGCGCACCGGCGGAGTGCCCGGATTTCATCATGGGCCTGGGCGTAGAGATCGGCATCTTCTTCCTCGAGGAAGCGCCGCCGGTGATCTTCCAGTTCGAGGAGTCGATCTGCTTCAGTCCGGCATCAACCGATTTCCAGTGGTACCTCAACGGCGAGCCATTCCAAGCGGATGCCTGCTTCATCCCGACGCAAGGCGGAGTGTATACCGTGGAAGCCACCTACGCCTGCGACCCGATCCTCTCCGAGCCTTTCGATCTGGTGCTTGGTCTTGGCGAGGCGGAGGGCAACGCCTTGAGTTCCTGGCCCAATCCTGTGCACGATCAGATGAATGTGCGGGCATCCGTGCCGGTCGAGGGTGCTTGGCGCATCTTCTCTGCTGATGGCCGCACGGTGAGCAGCGGGCGCCTCGCCGCCTGCACCGATTGCCTCTTTGCGCTGGATGATCTGGGTGCAGGAACCTACACCTTACTGATTGATCAGGAGCCTCCGTTGCGCTTCTCGGTGATTCGCTGATGCCGTCGGCCCGTCGGCCGTGCGGATACGATCCATCCTGTGAAGGAGGGCTTCTGACGCCTGACAGTCAAGGCGTGTCGGCGGAGGGCTAGATTCGGCCCGCCCGAAGCCAGGACTCGCTCTGGATGGCGGCATGCATGGAGCCCAAGCAACGGATCAAGTTCATTCCTGTCGAGAAGTCCGATTTCCACGCCACCGTCCGTGCCCGTGTTGAGGCTTACTTCAAGGAGCACGGTATCAGCCCGCACGCCAATGGCGCCATGGTGCTCAAGACGGTGGTGCTGTTGGCCATGTACATGGTGCCTTTCGTGGTCATCCTGCTTGCCCAACCTTCGCCCGGCGCGCAAATGGCCCTGTGGGCAGTCATGGGCTTGGGCCTCGCCGGCATCGGCATGAGCGTGATGCACGACGCCAACCATGGCGCTTACTCTTCCAACGAGCGCGTGAACTGGTGGCTGGGTCACACCCTGAACCTGCTTGGTGGCAGCACGCACAATTGGAAGCTGCAGCACAACATCCTGCATCATACCTACACCAATATCACGCACATGGACGACGATATCGCCGATCGCCTGGTGCTGAAATTCTCGCCTCATTCCACCACCCGGTGGTACCACCGCTTCCAATGGCTCTATGCTTCGCTCTTCTATGGCCTGCTCTCGCTCTACTGGGTCTTGGCCAAGGACCTGATCCAGTTCCCCCAGTACATCCGGCGCGGGCTCATGCCCGGAAGCGCCCGTAGCCATCGCATCGCCCTGCTGCGCATCATTGCCGTGAAGGTGATCTACTTCCTCGTGGTGATCGGCATGCCCATCGCGCTCGGATTGCCGTGGTTGCTGGTGGTGCTGGGCTTCTTGCTCCAGCACTTCATCGCCGGGGCCATCCTGACGCTGGTGTTCCAGCTCGCGCACACCGTGGAGGGCACTGACCACCCCATGCCCGATGCGAAAGGCGTGATCGCCGACGACTGGGCGGCGCACCAGATGCGCACCACGGTGGACTTCAGCCCAGGCAATCCGGTGATCGGCTGGTACGTGGGCGGCCTCAATTACCAGATAGAGCACCACCTCTTCCCGCGGGTCTCCCACGTTCATTATCCGGCGATCGCGCCCATCGTGGAGCGCACCGCTCGCGAGTTCGGCCTGCCCTATAACGTGAATCGCACGCTGCTCGAAGCGTTGCGCTCGCACTTCGCGCTCCTTCGGCGCATCGGGCTCCCGAGCTTGAATGAGGCGATCGGGTAGCTACTGCGCCCGCTCCAACTTCAGGTCCTTCACCTGCAGCATCACGCCGAATTCATTGCGCAGGCCGTTCTCAGGGCCGGTGCGGCTCATGCGGAAGCCGGTGTGCAACGGCTGCTCCGGCACCGATGAATCCGCGTCGATGCGGCCGTGCAGCATGAGGGCGCGCGCATACTGGAAGGTGACGTCGTATCCGAGAAGCGCGTACTCATCCACATCGTGCTGGAAGCGCTCGCGGAACCGCGCGATGAAGCGCTGCGTGGCTGCGTCTTCAGCGTTGAAGTGGCTGGCCGAAGCGTAGGTGAATCCGAGCGCGTCGAGGTCGCTGGCGGAAACGGGGTCCATGTGCAGCCAGCTCTCCATGCCGACCAGGCGTATGCTGTTCTTCGCTGCAAGGGCCTTGAGCTTAACCACCACGGTGGCTGCGAACTCCACGTCCTCGCTGGGCACCACGATCACATTAAGGCGCGCGCCATCGAGTTTCAAGGCCAGCTCGCCGAGATCGCGGCGGCCAGTGCGCAGCACGAGGACGCTGTCGCGCAGCTTCCCGCCCTGGTTGGTCATGGCGGCGTTGAGCGCATTGATCATCGGCTCTTGGATCTCCTTGTCGCTGAGGATGTCGGGCCGCAGCACGATGATGTTGTCGCGCGCGTGAGCAGCGGCGAGCCAGCGTGCAGCATGGCGCACCAGGTCGGTGCGCGCGGGCACGGCCTTGGATACATTGGCGAAGCCCAGCACCACCTTGTTGCTCTGCGGAACAGGGCACACGATGGGCAGCCGGGGATGCGAACGGGCCAGCTGCTCGATCGCAGCGCGGTGGAAGGGCCCGATGCACAGGTCAAGGGTGGCGAGCGCGGGATCCTTCAGCGCGCTGCTCCATTGGAGTGCATCGTCGCCCACGTCGAAGGCCTTGACTTCTGCGTTCAGGCCAAGGCTGGCGAGCGAGTCGAGTGCGATGAGCGAGCCGCCGTAGAACTGGGCTGCAATGCGCGATGCCTCGTGGAAGCGTGGTCCGTCCGCAGCGGTGGCCGATGCCACGATCATGCTGTCGTTGCGCTCAGTGGCGAATGGCAGCAACAGGCCGATCCGGTGCAGCGTACTCGGCGCAGCGGCGGGCGCGGGCGGCTTCAGCGGCTCCGGAGCGGGCCCCAGTTGCGGTATGCGCACGGTGGATCCGGCCTTGAGCCCTTCTGGCAGTCCGTCGTTGGCGGTCAAGATCGCCTCGGGTTTCACGCTGTAGCGCTGTCCCAGGCTGAAGAGGGTCTCTCCCGGTTGCACGGTGTGGTCGATCGTGTGCATCGGCTCGGCCGGCCGGAGCGCGGGATCGGCTGCTGCCTGAGCTGATGCGGCGGGAACGATGATCACCGCGCCTTCGCGCAGCCCGCTCACCGCGTCGGGATTGCGCTCGAGGAGCACATTGATGTCGGTGCCGTAGCGCTTGGCGATCCCGAAGAGCGTTTCCTTCTTTCCAACGGTATGGCTCAGCTCGCCGTCCTTCAGAAGCGCAGGCGCATGGCGTGCTTCCTTCTTCACCACTGCCGCTTGAGGGATCAACAGCTCTTGCCCGATGCCGATGCCGCTTCGCGCCTCCGGGTTGGCGTTGATCAGTGCTTCCACCGGCACTGCGAACGAACGTGATATGGCGAAAAGGGTCTGGCCTTGCTCAACTCGATGCACGGTGAACTTCTTCCCATCGATGATGCGGGTCTCTTGGGCCCAGGAGACGAGGGGCAGGAGCAGGAGGCATGCAGCGAGATGCAGCCTGCAACGCGTGATGGCCCTGTGCGCAGGGCCAGCCATCAACCCTTTGGCTCGAGCGTTCATTCCCATTCAATGGTAGCCGGCGGCTTGCTGCTGATGTCGTAGACCACGCGGTTCACGCCCTTCACGCGGTTGATGACCTGGTTCGATATCCGTGCCAGGAACTCGTAGGGGAGGTGGCACCAGTCAGCGGTCATGCCGTCGGTGCTGCTCACGGCTCGCAAGGCCACAGCGTTCTCATAGGTGCGCTCATCGCCCATCACGCCCACGCTGCGCACAGGGAGGAGGATGGCGCCTGCCTGCCACACCTGGTCGTACAGGCCCTCGTCGCGCAGGCCCTGGATGAAGATGTGATCGACCTCCTGCAGCAGGGCCACCTTCTCGGGCGTGATCTCGCCGAGGATGCGGATGGCAAGGCCTGGCCCGGGGAATGGATGCCGTCCGAGGATAATGGGGTCAAGGCCCAGCTCGCGGCCCACGCGGCGCACTTCGTCCTTGAAGAGCAGGCGCAGCGGCTCCACCACTTGCAGCTTCATCCGGTCCGGCAATCCGCCCACGTTGTGATGGCTCTTGATCGTGACGCTGGGCCCGTTCACGCTCACGCTCTCGATCACATCAGGGTAGATGGTCCCTTGGCCCAGCCACTTCACGCCCCGGATGCGATGCGCTTCGCGGTCGAAGACCTCGATGAAGGTGCGGCCGATGGCCTTGCGCTTCGCCTCGGGCTCGTCCAATCCCTTCAGCGCGGAATAGAATTCCGCCTTGGCATCGACGCCGGTGATGTTGAGGCCGAGGTGGCGATAGCTCTCGAGCACGCGCGCGTATTCGTCCTTGCGCAACAAGCCGTTATCCACGAAGATGCAATGGAGCTGTTCTCCGATGGCGCGGTCGAGCAGGAGAGCGGCCACGCTGCTGTCGACACCGCCGCTAAGGGCGAGCACCACTTGATCCTCACCGAGCTGCTGCTTCAGGCTGGCCACGGTGCGCTCCACGAAGCCGTGAGGCGTCCAATTGCCGGTGCAACCGCAGATGCCGATCACGAAGTTGTGCAGCAGCTGCAGGCCGTCGGTGCTGTGATAGACCTCGGGGTGGAATTGCACGCCGTACGTGAGCAGGTCACGCAATGCGAAGGCGGCCACCGGCACGTCCTTGGTGCTGGCGATCACGTCCATGGCCTCGCTCGGTGCGGTGATGCTATCACCGTGGCTCATCCAGACCTGCGTTCCGGCTTCGATGCCGTCGAAAAGATGATTGTCGGCGATGGTGCTCAGGTGTGCGCGTCCGTATTCGCGGATGCGGCTCTTCTCAACCGGTGCCCCCATGCGCTTGGCGATGAGCTGCGCGCCGTAGCAGACCGCGAGGATCGGTTTTGCGCCGATGATCCCTGTAAGGTCCGTGTCCGGCGGATCCGTGTCGTGAACGCTGCTCGGGCTGCCGCTCAGGATCACGCCCAGCACGCTGGGGTCATGAGCGAATTGCTGCGCTTTGCTGAAAGGATGGATCTCGCAATAGACATTCAGTTCGCGCACCCGGCGCGCGATGAGCTGGGTGTACTGCGAGCCGTGGTCGAGGATGAGGATGGATTCGGGCAAGTTCGTGCGCCGCGCGATGGGTGCGTCGGCAGGCGGCGAAGGTAGCCAGCGGGGTGTGAGCGTTGCGTGCCGGAGCAACGTCGATCAAGGGGCTCATGGGCCTTGTGGACGGCCCGGCACGCAGTCATCCTGCCGGAAGCGAGCGTTGGAACACCACCAGGTCGTTGGCGGGTATCCGCTCAAGTTCGAGCATCCGCATCTGCGTGATCAATTGCCCGCGATGCTGCGTGCTGTGATTGAAGCAATGCAGGAGCATGCGCCACACCGGGCTCCGATGCTCATTCCCCTTGAGGTCGCGGTAGGCGCGCTCGCTCGCGAATCCGGCTTCATCCATGCCGTGCACGAGTTCGCGCAGGCGCTCGCAATGCGTGATGAGGGTGCCGACGGCCATGCTCGGTTCAGCAGGCCAGCGCACCGGTGTGCCCTGCAGGCGATGGGTCCAGGCGCATTCCGCATCGCGGATGTGCAGCACCGTTTTGCGCAGCGATGGGAAGCTGCTCGGGGCCAGCGCATCGAGGGTCTCCTCCGATTCCTCGGTCAAGCGCTCAACGAAGCGCGTGTTGGCCCAATGGTCATAGTCCGCGAATTCGCGCAGGAGGGTCATCATGGCGTTGGTAGGTGGATAACAATGTTGAAATCGGACGAAGCGGCGCCACGGATCGACGGGCGCGACCCCTGGATCTTCGCGGGAACCAAGATCGGCATGATCTCAACACTTTTCGGAAGGAAGCGCATCACGGAGGAGAAGCTGGCGAATGTGTTCGTCAATAGCGTGCTGGAGATGTGCAGCGATGGATTCCCGTTAGTGGCGGCCGAATTGAATGAAGCCCCGGAGTTCGAGGAATGCCCGGGCTTGAGCGAGGAGGACGACGCCCGGTTCCTCTTGATCGTTCTCACGGCCAATCTGATGGAGATGCACCGCGCCCTTGGGCCTGGCACCGACAAGCGCATGCATGCATTGTCCATCTCGAAGTTCGCGCAGGCCACCGGCCAGGGCTGCACTGATGTGGAGCAAGCCGTGCGCGCGCTCAGCGACCGCATGTCGCGCCTGAACGCACCGAGCAAGAACTCCGTGTACGCCATGGGCAAGGCGGTCTTCCTGGAATACGATCTGTACCGTTTCCAGGATGAGTATTTCCGTGGCACGCGCTCGCCGAATCCCATCGTCCTTAAGCGCCTGAACGCCCTGTTCGGCTATTTCCTCTTCGGCTGGTCCGAAGTGCAGGAGCAGTACCGCATCGGGTAGTTGCAGCGGACGAAGGATCGGTTCACGGCTTACTTTCGATGAGCCGTGAGGAATCTGGTCGTTGCGCTCATCCTGCTGCCTCTGAGCACCAGGGGCCAGCTCGCCGTATGGGGTGAGGAGTTCGAGAACGCGTGCACGGGCGGCTGCTACGCATCGGCCTACACAGGTCCGAACGGCGCCTGGAGCGTTACGAGCACCGGAACCAACGGAGCGTGCGCTAATCGCTGGTTCATCAGCTGCCGTGAGAATGGGCAGGCAGTAGGCGCCTGCGGGGCGGGCTGCGGAACCAACGAGACCCTGCACATCGGCAACGATATCAGCTGCGTCTCGCCGAATGGCTGCTTCTTCTGCCCTGCGGGCGATTGCGGTGCCGCTTATGATGCCGGTTGCCCGCCGGCGCTGTGCGCCTTCTGCTGTTCATGCAATTCTTCCCAGACCGATCAGCGCGCCGAGTCGCCCATGATCAACCTGACGGGGCTCGCGGGCCTCACGCTCAGCTTCAAGTACATCGAGAACGGGCAGGGCACGGCTGACAATGCTACGCTCTGGTACTACAACGGTTCTGCTTGGAACCAGCTCATCGACCTTCCGAAGGCGCCCGTGTGCGGCAGCGGCCAGGGACAATGGACCAGCTATAGCATCGCCTTGCCCGCCAGCGCCGACAACAACCCGAACGTGCGAATCGGCTTCCGCTGGGTGAACAACAACGATGGCTCGGGCGC
The DNA window shown above is from Flavobacteriales bacterium and carries:
- a CDS encoding MmcQ/YjbR family DNA-binding protein, with amino-acid sequence MDAAGARDLLLALPGVTEHAHFDKQAFRGITPKGKASRIFLTLWVDENRAALMLDQELQAELHARNPLVFFPVPNKWGDKGATFVELKACSAALFREVVNAAMRLAGCA
- a CDS encoding immunoglobulin domain-containing protein, translating into MKATLTLAFALLGTIAASQCDHDPVITPGEVILCPNESIILSTQPADSYQWYKDGSPLFNANQQNLMVSAASDAGSVFTVLSTLDECGEFSPGVLVDGWAFLLPFVIHEGDEPASIGGKGESYYCPGAFIQLTLGSVTENIQWTFNGDPIPGANGTVLYPTEAGYYSASGAPAECPDFIMGLGVEIGIFFLEEAPPVIFQFEESICFSPASTDFQWYLNGEPFQADACFIPTQGGVYTVEATYACDPILSEPFDLVLGLGEAEGNALSSWPNPVHDQMNVRASVPVEGAWRIFSADGRTVSSGRLAACTDCLFALDDLGAGTYTLLIDQEPPLRFSVIR
- a CDS encoding acyl-CoA desaturase encodes the protein MEPKQRIKFIPVEKSDFHATVRARVEAYFKEHGISPHANGAMVLKTVVLLAMYMVPFVVILLAQPSPGAQMALWAVMGLGLAGIGMSVMHDANHGAYSSNERVNWWLGHTLNLLGGSTHNWKLQHNILHHTYTNITHMDDDIADRLVLKFSPHSTTRWYHRFQWLYASLFYGLLSLYWVLAKDLIQFPQYIRRGLMPGSARSHRIALLRIIAVKVIYFLVVIGMPIALGLPWLLVVLGFLLQHFIAGAILTLVFQLAHTVEGTDHPMPDAKGVIADDWAAHQMRTTVDFSPGNPVIGWYVGGLNYQIEHHLFPRVSHVHYPAIAPIVERTAREFGLPYNVNRTLLEALRSHFALLRRIGLPSLNEAIG
- a CDS encoding LysM peptidoglycan-binding domain-containing protein — its product is MNARAKGLMAGPAHRAITRCRLHLAACLLLLPLVSWAQETRIIDGKKFTVHRVEQGQTLFAISRSFAVPVEALINANPEARSGIGIGQELLIPQAAVVKKEARHAPALLKDGELSHTVGKKETLFGIAKRYGTDINVLLERNPDAVSGLREGAVIIVPAASAQAAADPALRPAEPMHTIDHTVQPGETLFSLGQRYSVKPEAILTANDGLPEGLKAGSTVRIPQLGPAPEPLKPPAPAAAPSTLHRIGLLLPFATERNDSMIVASATAADGPRFHEASRIAAQFYGGSLIALDSLASLGLNAEVKAFDVGDDALQWSSALKDPALATLDLCIGPFHRAAIEQLARSHPRLPIVCPVPQSNKVVLGFANVSKAVPARTDLVRHAARWLAAAHARDNIIVLRPDILSDKEIQEPMINALNAAMTNQGGKLRDSVLVLRTGRRDLGELALKLDGARLNVIVVPSEDVEFAATVVVKLKALAAKNSIRLVGMESWLHMDPVSASDLDALGFTYASASHFNAEDAATQRFIARFRERFQHDVDEYALLGYDVTFQYARALMLHGRIDADSSVPEQPLHTGFRMSRTGPENGLRNEFGVMLQVKDLKLERAQ
- the guaA gene encoding glutamine-hydrolyzing GMP synthase: MPESILILDHGSQYTQLIARRVRELNVYCEIHPFSKAQQFAHDPSVLGVILSGSPSSVHDTDPPDTDLTGIIGAKPILAVCYGAQLIAKRMGAPVEKSRIREYGRAHLSTIADNHLFDGIEAGTQVWMSHGDSITAPSEAMDVIASTKDVPVAAFALRDLLTYGVQFHPEVYHSTDGLQLLHNFVIGICGCTGNWTPHGFVERTVASLKQQLGEDQVVLALSGGVDSSVAALLLDRAIGEQLHCIFVDNGLLRKDEYARVLESYRHLGLNITGVDAKAEFYSALKGLDEPEAKRKAIGRTFIEVFDREAHRIRGVKWLGQGTIYPDVIESVSVNGPSVTIKSHHNVGGLPDRMKLQVVEPLRLLFKDEVRRVGRELGLDPIILGRHPFPGPGLAIRILGEITPEKVALLQEVDHIFIQGLRDEGLYDQVWQAGAILLPVRSVGVMGDERTYENAVALRAVSSTDGMTADWCHLPYEFLARISNQVINRVKGVNRVVYDISSKPPATIEWE
- a CDS encoding DinB family protein; translation: MMTLLREFADYDHWANTRFVERLTEESEETLDALAPSSFPSLRKTVLHIRDAECAWTHRLQGTPVRWPAEPSMAVGTLITHCERLRELVHGMDEAGFASERAYRDLKGNEHRSPVWRMLLHCFNHSTQHRGQLITQMRMLELERIPANDLVVFQRSLPAG